From Bacteroidota bacterium:
AAAATTCAATCTTTGATATTATGCTATTTGTTGATGCCGACCAGTCGAACATTGTTCAGGGATACATTAATCAATTAACCAATCCTTTATTAAAAGAAGAATCGGACATGGTTTTAGGCTATTCTACTGTAAATATTTTAAATCAGGATATAAACCCTTTAAAAATATTGACAGGCGAAAGAGCTTTATACAAAGAAGATATTATACCAATTCTTGATAAAATGAAGGAATCACGTTTTGGTGTAGAAACCCTATTGTATTTTTATTACATATCTATTGGCAAATCCATAAAGTTTATCAGGTTGAAAGGGATGGCACATAAGGATAAGTACAAGAAAATGTCTGCGTTTAAGGCAACAACAGGCTATATTAACGAAGGTTTTGAAATTGCCTATACAGCCTTTAAAAATTATGAGCTTTTGCTAAAATCTGTAGAAAAGCAAATTTCTAAAAGAGTGAAACAATGAGTAAAATTTCAGCAATAATTTGTGCGTATAACGAGGAGAAAACAATCAAAGAAGTAGTAACAGCCGTGTGCGATTACTTTTTTGATGAGGTAATTGTTGTAAACGATGGGTCAACAGACGGTACGGCCAAAATTTTAGGTGAACTTTTGAATTTCTCCTCACTTAAATATATTGCACTTCCTGAGAATAAAGGGAAAGGTTATGCAATGGCAACCGGGGTAGAAAATTCAACAGGAGAAATTATTGTTTTCATTGATGCCGATTTGTCTAACCTAAAAGAGGAGCATTTTGAGCAGCTAATCAGTCCCATTTTTAACAACGAGGCAGATATGGTATTAGGCCAGGCAACAGAGCCCCTGATTAACTATAAAATCAACCCGTTCAAATCGTTCACTGGCGAAAGGGCACTGTTAAAGAAGGATGTACTGTCAATTTTGCAAGATATGAAAGCATCAAAATTTGGGGTAGAAACCCTGATTAATCTTTACTATATGGCACACGAAAAAAAGTTAAATATGTGATGCTCGAAGGACTAAAACATCCAACCAAATTTGATAAAACCTCACAATCGCAAGCCGTTAAAGAATTTGTTATGGAGGGGCATCAAATTGCATTAGCGGCGTTTAACAGCTTTAATTTGTTAACAAAAATCGTTAGAAATCAAATCAAAAAAAATATAGATTTATGAAAACAAGAATTTTATTTTTTTCTATGCTTCTGCTTGTTTCCGTTTCAAGCGTAACTAATGCACAGGAAGATAACAGCCTTAAACTGTCAGGTGAACTTTTAACCGACCAACGTTTTTTACTTAAATCACCCAACGATTGGGCTTGGAACGAAAACCGTCTGACTTTAAAACTTGACAAAAGAATTACCGATAATTCAAAATTTTACAGCGAAGTCTGGTTGCGTAATATTGGCCTGCCCGGTATTAATTCATCATCTGACCTTTATAATAAAGGGATTATTGACCCTTATAATCTTGAAATCAGGGAAGCGTATGTTCAGTTATACGGTTTTCTTACTGAAAATTTAGATGTTACCATTGGTCGTCAACGCATTGTTTGGGGAACTGCCGATAAATTAAATCCAACAGACAACCTTAATCCATTAGATTTGGAAGACATTTTAGATTTTGGTCGTCGTCGTGGTTCTGATGCTATTAACCTAAATTACTACATAAACAGTGACTTCTCGCTTCAAGGGATTTTTATTCCTTTTTTCCAACCTGCGAATATGCCTGTTGGTATTTTTGCAAACGCACTCTCCCCTAATTTAGAATTACCACAAGGCATGGTCTTAAAAGGTTTATCTGATACTTTAATGATGCCGCGCTATAATTTGGGAGAAAGTTCAACAGCGGGTTTAAAATTCAAAGGTTTTGCAAAAGGTGTTGATTTTTCCCTGAGCTATGTTTGGGGATATGACGGATTACCTTTCTCCACAAGAAATACTTTTATCCCTGTTGATGCGTTTGGCGGAATAACTATCAATTCTCAGCTTTCATTTGCAAGAACACATATTATTGGTGCAGATTTGGCTACAAGCATTGCAGGTATTGGTTTTTGGGCCGAGGCAGCAGCATTTATTCCCGATGAAGACGTAATCATGACCAATGATTTGTCTGCTTTTTATCCGCTGTCACCCGTTCCAGTAACTCAGGATTCATTAATTTTAGACAAAACAAAGCCTTACATTAAATTTGTTGTTGGTGGCGATTACAATTTTGCGGATGGTTCGTATCTTAATCTTCAATACATGCACGGGTTTATTCACGAACGAGGAGCCGAAAACCTGAATGACTATTTCTTTTTACGGTACGAAAAGAAATTTTTCAATGAAAAGTTAAAAGTAGCTCCTATTGGTGGTGGTTTCATAGTTACAGACTGGAATAATATAAAAGATAATTATGCCCTTGTGTATATGCCTGAGATTGCTTACCAAGCCACTATTAATTCAGAAATCACTTTAGCAACCACAATTTTTGATGGCAAAGGAGATAATTTGTTTTCGAATCTGAAGGATTACAATATGTTTATGTTAAAATTGAAATATAGTTTTTAATGTTAAATCAAATATGCCCTACACACTGCCGTAAGCACATTTGCAACCCCGCACGAGCCAACGCTCCAACCAAAGGCTTGCAAAAGAGCTTCCGCCTCTCCAGCCCAAGCAACCGCCTTTCAGGACGGTTTTAGGATTGTCCACGCTCAAAAAAACAAAATAAATTTGTGCTTCGTTGATAGGTTGGTGCAGATTGATAATGACAAGAAAATAAAGCTAAACAAATGACATACAGACAGATATGAATGAACACCAGTTGCCAACATCGTATATAAAACATTTGGCAGTCAGTGCGTTATTAAGCATTTCAGCTCGTATTATAGGCACTTGTAACTTGACAGGAAAGTGCTTCGAAATGCCAAACGTTTCATATACGTGACCGTTAGGTTTCATGCAAAAAAACATTCTGCAAATAATAGACATAGCAGAATTTTATAGAAACAAACAATGAAATACATTTTTTTGATAGCTGCCTTCAATGCCTTGTTTTTTGCAGTTTTAGTTATGCAGAAAAAAAAGGCCTTACATGATAAAATCCTGATTTATTGGCTAGTTTATTTGGGTTTATACACAGGCATATACGCTTTGTTTTCAAATAAACTATTTATAGATTTTCACCTCCTTTCAGCAAGTTTTATT
This genomic window contains:
- a CDS encoding glycosyltransferase, whose protein sequence is MKKVSAIICAYNEEKTLKDVILSVSESLIVSEIIVVNDGSSDSTKKIIEELQKEIEITAIHLAENKGKGYAMAVGVENSIFDIMLFVDADQSNIVQGYINQLTNPLLKEESDMVLGYSTVNILNQDINPLKILTGERALYKEDIIPILDKMKESRFGVETLLYFYYISIGKSIKFIRLKGMAHKDKYKKMSAFKATTGYINEGFEIAYTAFKNYELLLKSVEKQISKRVKQ
- a CDS encoding glycosyltransferase family 2 protein, producing the protein MSKISAIICAYNEEKTIKEVVTAVCDYFFDEVIVVNDGSTDGTAKILGELLNFSSLKYIALPENKGKGYAMATGVENSTGEIIVFIDADLSNLKEEHFEQLISPIFNNEADMVLGQATEPLINYKINPFKSFTGERALLKKDVLSILQDMKASKFGVETLINLYYMAHEKKLNM